Proteins from a single region of Oreochromis niloticus isolate F11D_XX linkage group LG7, O_niloticus_UMD_NMBU, whole genome shotgun sequence:
- the fyb1b gene encoding FYN-binding protein 1 isoform X1 produces the protein MLMSPKEREYTPPPSDIHAQCSATLFVIHYQQSLSQCLSLCDRNRNSHRGTEQTLNKHSPLSTNQLLTNSPPGKVVHKMDNKSDVKAIMARFQTGGGSTDETSSAPPGRIKQPLHPTLSSGPPIQKKPVLESLSGSAVNTPPKPSFLKNTVSTKSDTEVQEPNKAKALASRFANIQDDSNTNSKPFTVNKQQTPLKPPLSQAPEVKSLAQKPPFNKPPLTSTLSESKPAFPKPSPAISNKPSWVKDENNAAPNSSPAPLKLPGVQQKPIGGIVKLRQQAEEQAGGNKDNVIKPSSLANSSFKPTSNFRTAQNLFNKEEKTEQTESGGTSKPSLTATNSIPPPKPPANKKPSFKKPVKPSPLASGGVNGNDSSGPKRNPLPNSLALGPPPAKPNRPPKVNLENIKRGSEASDEGPSFKKPIAASNHVAQNQAPPPALPNLPPRHPGPMNQQEDTYDDVDHVTNSPPPLPPSAAHPSQRGKEEINDDDDDDGEMYEDLDERWEAAEQKQEKKKEKEDKEEKKRQEAEKKEQKEREKKEQEARKRFKLVGPLEVLQKGKACTDCRSSKTDLGLKQGDPVDIIRVQGNPEGKWLGRAQDGSIGYVKTTSVEIDFNSLKNQGASLQQAYDPEVYDDIDVIDNSSKKGPGVVLPPLPGGEGGEIYDDVVDPNLEVSPFDPRSSMKPRSFLRMFDRNRRPASSKVVPPPSQFTADGNSDKPGQAIDEEIYDDVDSQNAPIPPPISSIPPGKIKTKVEEMDPKKQKKFEKEEKEFRKKFKYEGEIQVLYQVNVIHNLTNKKWSGKELPVKAGEALDVIAKAVDNKLICRNEDGKFGYVSTSYIAMDDGDIYDDIGDECIYDND, from the exons ATGCTTATGTCACCGAAAGAACGGGAGTATACACCCCCCCCCTCAGACATACATGCTCAATGCTCAGCCACACTCTTTGTCATTCACTATCAACAGTCACTATCTCAGTGCCTTTCTCTCtgtgacagaaacagaaactcGCACAGAGGCACTGAACAAACACTGAACAAACACTCTCCTTTATCCACCAACCAGTTGTTGACCAACTCTCCGCCTGGGAAAGTTGTCCACAAGATG gacaATAAGTCAGATGTAAAGGCCATCATGGCTCGCTTCCAAACAGGTGGGGGAAGCACTGACGAGACTTCCTCTGCGCCCCCTGGACGTATCAAACAACCCTTGCACCCGACCCTTTCCTCTGGCCCACCTATACAGAAGAAACCAGTCTTGGAAAGCCTCTCTGGCAGTGCAGTAAATACGCCTCCAAAACCAAGTTTCCTAAAAAACACAGTATCTACTAAAAGTGACACAGAGGTACAAGAGCCAAATAAAGCTAAAGCCTTGGCGAGCAGATTTGCCAACATCCAGGATGATAGCAACACCAACAGCAAACCCTTTACTGTTAATAAACAGCAGACACCCTTGAAACCACCCTTATCACAGGCTCCTGAAGTTAAAAGCCTGGCACAGAAGCCTCCATTCAACAAACCTCCTCTTACCTCCACCCTGTCTGAGTCCAAACCTGCCTTTCCTAAACCTTCACCAGCAATCAGCAACAAGCCCAGCTGGGTTAAAGACGAAAACAATGCAGCACCAAACAGCAGTCCTGCGCCACTTAAATTGCCTGGTGTGCAACAAAAACCGATTGGCGGCATTGTAAAACTACGGCAGCAAGCTGAAGAACAGGCAGGAGGGAACAAAGACAATGTGATCAAACCTTCATCGCTGGCCAACTCTTCTTTTAAGCCCACCTCAAACTTCAGGACTGCTCAGAATCTGTTCAACAAGGAGGAAAAGACTGAGCAGACAGAGAGTGGTGGGACCAGCAAACCTAGCCTTACAGCTACTAACTCCATTCCTCCTCCAAAACCTCCAGCCAATAAGAAGCCCAGCTTTAAGAAGCCAGTCAAGCCCTCTCCTCTGGCCAGCGGTGGTGTTAATGGAAATGATTCATCAGGCCCAAAGCGTAACCCTCTCCCCAACAGCTTGGCTCTGGGTCCTCCTCCTGCTAAACCTAACCGACCTCCGAAAGTCAACCTGGAGAACATTAAAAGAGGCTCAGAGGCCTCTGATGAGG GTCCCAGTTTTAAGAAACCCATCGCTGCGAGCAACCATGTGGCCCAGAATCAAgccccaccacctgcactgccAAATCTGCCCCCACGGCATCCTGGACCCAT GAACCAGCAAGAAGACACTTACGACGATGTCGATCATGTGACCAATTCTCCCCCGCCTCTACCACCATCTGCAG CCCACCCAAGCCAGAGAGGAAAG GAGGAAATTaatgacgacgatgatgatgatggagagaTGTATGAAGATCTTGATGAACGATG GGAAGCAGCGGAACAAaagcaagagaagaagaaagagaaagaggacaaagaggagaaaaaacggCAGGAGGCTGAGAAGAAGGAGCAGAAGGAACGCGAGAAGAAGGAACAAGAGGCCCGGAAAAGATTCAAA TTGGTTGGTCCCCTGGAGGTCCTTCAGAAAGGAAAGGCATGCACAGATTGTCGAAGCAGCAAGACTGATCTTGGTCTGAAGCAGGGAGATCCCGTGGACATCATTCGAGTCCAGGGAAACCCCGAGGGTAAATGGTTGGGAAGAGCACAGGATGGATCCA TTGGCTACGTGAAGACCACTTCAGTAGAAATTGACTTTAACTCCTTGAAGAATCAAGGAGCCTCACTTCAGCAGGCGTACGACCCCGAGGTCTACGATGACATCGATGTAATTGATAACAG caGTAAAAAAGGACCAGGAG TTGTCCTACCACCTCTaccaggaggagaaggaggagaaataTACGATGATGTTGTCGATCCAAACTTAGAAGTCAG TCCCTTCGATCCCAGGTCTTCTATGAAGCCCCGCAGCTTCCTGCGGATGTTTGACCGAAACAGACGCCCTGCCAGCTCTAAAGT AGTGCCTCCACCCAGCCAGTTTACAGCAGATGGGAATTCAG ATAAGCCGGGTCAAGCAATTGATGAGGAAATATATGATGACGTCGACTCTCAAAATGCACCTATCCCACCTCCCATCAGCAG TATTCCACCTGGGAAAATCAAAACCAAAGTTGAAGAAATGGACCCTAAGAAGcagaaaaagtttgagaaggaggagaaggaaTTCAGGAAGAAGTTTAAG TATGAAGGAGAGATACAGGTGCTGTACCAGGTGAATGTCATCCACAATCTTACGAATAAAAAATGGAGTGGCAAAGAGCTGCCAGTAAAAGCAGGAGAGGCCCTTGATGTGATTGCTAAAGCTGTGGATAACAAACTGATCTGTCGAAATGAAGACGGCAAGT TTGGTTATGTATCGACCAGCTACATTGCTATGGA cGATGGAGATATCTATGATGATATTGGAGACG aATGCATCTATGACAACGATTAA
- the fyb1b gene encoding FYN-binding protein 1 isoform X2 — protein MLMSPKEREYTPPPSDIHAQCSATLFVIHYQQSLSQCLSLCDRNRNSHRGTEQTLNKHSPLSTNQLLTNSPPGKVVHKMDNKSDVKAIMARFQTGGGSTDETSSAPPGRIKQPLHPTLSSGPPIQKKPVLESLSGSAVNTPPKPSFLKNTVSTKSDTEVQEPNKAKALASRFANIQDDSNTNSKPFTVNKQQTPLKPPLSQAPEVKSLAQKPPFNKPPLTSTLSESKPAFPKPSPAISNKPSWVKDENNAAPNSSPAPLKLPGVQQKPIGGIVKLRQQAEEQAGGNKDNVIKPSSLANSSFKPTSNFRTAQNLFNKEEKTEQTESGGTSKPSLTATNSIPPPKPPANKKPSFKKPVKPSPLASGGVNGNDSSGPKRNPLPNSLALGPPPAKPNRPPKVNLENIKRGSEASDEGPSFKKPIAASNHVAQNQAPPPALPNLPPRHPGPMNQQEDTYDDVDHVTNSPPPLPPSAAHPSQRGKEEINDDDDDDGEMYEDLDERWEAAEQKQEKKKEKEDKEEKKRQEAEKKEQKEREKKEQEARKRFKLVGPLEVLQKGKACTDCRSSKTDLGLKQGDPVDIIRVQGNPEGKWLGRAQDGSIGYVKTTSVEIDFNSLKNQGASLQQAYDPEVYDDIDVIDNSSKKGPGVVLPPLPGGEGGEIYDDVVDPNLEVRVPPPSQFTADGNSDKPGQAIDEEIYDDVDSQNAPIPPPISSIPPGKIKTKVEEMDPKKQKKFEKEEKEFRKKFKYEGEIQVLYQVNVIHNLTNKKWSGKELPVKAGEALDVIAKAVDNKLICRNEDGKFGYVSTSYIAMDDGDIYDDIGDECIYDND, from the exons ATGCTTATGTCACCGAAAGAACGGGAGTATACACCCCCCCCCTCAGACATACATGCTCAATGCTCAGCCACACTCTTTGTCATTCACTATCAACAGTCACTATCTCAGTGCCTTTCTCTCtgtgacagaaacagaaactcGCACAGAGGCACTGAACAAACACTGAACAAACACTCTCCTTTATCCACCAACCAGTTGTTGACCAACTCTCCGCCTGGGAAAGTTGTCCACAAGATG gacaATAAGTCAGATGTAAAGGCCATCATGGCTCGCTTCCAAACAGGTGGGGGAAGCACTGACGAGACTTCCTCTGCGCCCCCTGGACGTATCAAACAACCCTTGCACCCGACCCTTTCCTCTGGCCCACCTATACAGAAGAAACCAGTCTTGGAAAGCCTCTCTGGCAGTGCAGTAAATACGCCTCCAAAACCAAGTTTCCTAAAAAACACAGTATCTACTAAAAGTGACACAGAGGTACAAGAGCCAAATAAAGCTAAAGCCTTGGCGAGCAGATTTGCCAACATCCAGGATGATAGCAACACCAACAGCAAACCCTTTACTGTTAATAAACAGCAGACACCCTTGAAACCACCCTTATCACAGGCTCCTGAAGTTAAAAGCCTGGCACAGAAGCCTCCATTCAACAAACCTCCTCTTACCTCCACCCTGTCTGAGTCCAAACCTGCCTTTCCTAAACCTTCACCAGCAATCAGCAACAAGCCCAGCTGGGTTAAAGACGAAAACAATGCAGCACCAAACAGCAGTCCTGCGCCACTTAAATTGCCTGGTGTGCAACAAAAACCGATTGGCGGCATTGTAAAACTACGGCAGCAAGCTGAAGAACAGGCAGGAGGGAACAAAGACAATGTGATCAAACCTTCATCGCTGGCCAACTCTTCTTTTAAGCCCACCTCAAACTTCAGGACTGCTCAGAATCTGTTCAACAAGGAGGAAAAGACTGAGCAGACAGAGAGTGGTGGGACCAGCAAACCTAGCCTTACAGCTACTAACTCCATTCCTCCTCCAAAACCTCCAGCCAATAAGAAGCCCAGCTTTAAGAAGCCAGTCAAGCCCTCTCCTCTGGCCAGCGGTGGTGTTAATGGAAATGATTCATCAGGCCCAAAGCGTAACCCTCTCCCCAACAGCTTGGCTCTGGGTCCTCCTCCTGCTAAACCTAACCGACCTCCGAAAGTCAACCTGGAGAACATTAAAAGAGGCTCAGAGGCCTCTGATGAGG GTCCCAGTTTTAAGAAACCCATCGCTGCGAGCAACCATGTGGCCCAGAATCAAgccccaccacctgcactgccAAATCTGCCCCCACGGCATCCTGGACCCAT GAACCAGCAAGAAGACACTTACGACGATGTCGATCATGTGACCAATTCTCCCCCGCCTCTACCACCATCTGCAG CCCACCCAAGCCAGAGAGGAAAG GAGGAAATTaatgacgacgatgatgatgatggagagaTGTATGAAGATCTTGATGAACGATG GGAAGCAGCGGAACAAaagcaagagaagaagaaagagaaagaggacaaagaggagaaaaaacggCAGGAGGCTGAGAAGAAGGAGCAGAAGGAACGCGAGAAGAAGGAACAAGAGGCCCGGAAAAGATTCAAA TTGGTTGGTCCCCTGGAGGTCCTTCAGAAAGGAAAGGCATGCACAGATTGTCGAAGCAGCAAGACTGATCTTGGTCTGAAGCAGGGAGATCCCGTGGACATCATTCGAGTCCAGGGAAACCCCGAGGGTAAATGGTTGGGAAGAGCACAGGATGGATCCA TTGGCTACGTGAAGACCACTTCAGTAGAAATTGACTTTAACTCCTTGAAGAATCAAGGAGCCTCACTTCAGCAGGCGTACGACCCCGAGGTCTACGATGACATCGATGTAATTGATAACAG caGTAAAAAAGGACCAGGAG TTGTCCTACCACCTCTaccaggaggagaaggaggagaaataTACGATGATGTTGTCGATCCAAACTTAGAAGTCAG AGTGCCTCCACCCAGCCAGTTTACAGCAGATGGGAATTCAG ATAAGCCGGGTCAAGCAATTGATGAGGAAATATATGATGACGTCGACTCTCAAAATGCACCTATCCCACCTCCCATCAGCAG TATTCCACCTGGGAAAATCAAAACCAAAGTTGAAGAAATGGACCCTAAGAAGcagaaaaagtttgagaaggaggagaaggaaTTCAGGAAGAAGTTTAAG TATGAAGGAGAGATACAGGTGCTGTACCAGGTGAATGTCATCCACAATCTTACGAATAAAAAATGGAGTGGCAAAGAGCTGCCAGTAAAAGCAGGAGAGGCCCTTGATGTGATTGCTAAAGCTGTGGATAACAAACTGATCTGTCGAAATGAAGACGGCAAGT TTGGTTATGTATCGACCAGCTACATTGCTATGGA cGATGGAGATATCTATGATGATATTGGAGACG aATGCATCTATGACAACGATTAA